A part of Winslowiella toletana genomic DNA contains:
- the mgrA gene encoding L-glyceraldehyde 3-phosphate reductase, whose product MHYLPDAGRYQQMEYRRCGRSGLKLPAVSLGLWHNFGDTTLVDNSRNLLRHAFDRGITHFDLANNYGPPPGSAEENFGRILREDFRPYRDELVISSKAGYTMWEGPYGDWGSRKYLISSLDQSLKRMGLEYVDIFYHHRPDPETPLEETMAALDHLVRQGKALYVAISNYPAEMAEQAIAILRDLGTPCLIHQPKYSMLERSPEAGLLDVLQQGGVGSIAFSPLAGGVLTDRYLQGVPEDSRAASGSRFLNSDQLTEEKMAKVRQLNQLASERGQKLSQMALAWVLRGDRVTSVLIGASKTSQIDDAVGMLANRHFSDAELQQIDAILM is encoded by the coding sequence ATGCACTATCTTCCCGATGCCGGGCGCTATCAGCAGATGGAATATCGCCGCTGTGGACGCAGTGGCCTGAAACTTCCGGCAGTTTCTCTCGGTTTATGGCATAACTTTGGCGACACCACGCTGGTGGATAACAGTCGTAATCTGCTGCGCCACGCTTTTGATCGTGGCATTACCCATTTCGACCTCGCCAATAACTACGGCCCACCGCCGGGTTCGGCGGAAGAGAATTTTGGCCGTATCCTGCGTGAAGACTTCCGTCCGTATCGCGATGAGTTAGTTATCTCGTCGAAAGCGGGCTACACCATGTGGGAGGGGCCGTATGGTGACTGGGGTTCGCGTAAGTATCTGATTTCCAGCCTTGATCAGAGCCTGAAGCGGATGGGGCTGGAATACGTCGATATCTTCTATCATCACCGCCCGGATCCGGAAACACCGCTGGAAGAGACCATGGCAGCGCTGGATCATCTGGTGCGTCAGGGTAAAGCACTGTATGTGGCGATATCTAACTACCCGGCAGAAATGGCGGAACAGGCGATTGCCATTCTGCGCGATCTCGGCACGCCGTGCCTGATTCACCAGCCGAAATATTCAATGCTGGAACGCTCGCCAGAAGCCGGTCTGCTGGATGTGCTGCAGCAGGGTGGCGTTGGCAGTATCGCTTTCTCGCCCCTGGCGGGTGGTGTGCTGACCGATCGCTATTTACAGGGCGTACCTGAGGACTCGCGCGCCGCCAGCGGCAGCCGCTTCCTGAACAGCGACCAGCTGACTGAAGAGAAGATGGCGAAAGTGCGTCAGCTGAATCAGCTGGCCAGCGAACGCGGTCAGAAACTGTCCCAAATGGCGCTGGCATGGGTATTACGCGGCGACCGCGTCACCTCGGTATTAATTGGCGCCAGTAAAACCAGTCAGATTGATGATGCGGTCGGTATGCTGGCCAATCGTCACTTTAGCGATGCAGAGCTGCAACAGATTGACGCCATCTTAATGTAA
- a CDS encoding DUF2502 domain-containing protein yields the protein MKRAIIFAALLASLSPLALHTAQANSAEINLAPGVTLHLGDRDNRGQYWDGGRWRNDRWWRNNYRYNEGRWWRHEEWRRHHEWERRRAHERDREWKHHQRDRRHERRDWEHHHRHDH from the coding sequence ATGAAACGTGCCATTATTTTTGCCGCCTTGCTGGCAAGCTTATCGCCTTTGGCTCTTCACACAGCACAAGCCAATAGCGCCGAAATCAATTTAGCCCCTGGTGTTACCCTGCATCTGGGCGATCGCGATAACCGCGGTCAGTACTGGGATGGTGGCCGCTGGCGTAACGATCGCTGGTGGCGCAATAATTATCGTTACAATGAGGGGCGCTGGTGGCGCCACGAAGAGTGGCGACGCCACCATGAATGGGAACGCCGGCGCGCTCATGAACGCGATCGTGAATGGAAGCATCATCAGCGCGATCGCCGCCATGAACGTCGCGACTGGGAACATCATCACCGCCACGACCATTAA
- a CDS encoding carbonic anhydrase, with protein MNQQHSTEPERRKVLKNIAVVSALAVSGIAGLTLTTVSFAAAMSKEQRDKMTPDEVIARFRQGNQRFREGKMLKHDYLAQKRESRAGQYPVAVILSCIDSRAPAEILLDAGIGETFNSRVAGNIENEDILGSMEFACAVAGARLVLVMGHTSCGAVKGAINNAELGNLTGLLSKIKPAIARTAYKGKRSGDNYDFVDAVAKTNVQITVDNIRQHSAVLKKLETEGKIKIVGSMYHLDGGRVEFL; from the coding sequence ATGAACCAACAACATTCAACCGAACCCGAACGTCGTAAGGTCTTAAAGAACATTGCGGTAGTCTCTGCACTGGCTGTCAGCGGCATCGCCGGGCTGACCTTGACCACCGTCTCTTTTGCTGCGGCAATGAGCAAAGAGCAGCGCGATAAAATGACACCCGACGAGGTCATCGCCCGTTTCCGTCAGGGAAACCAGCGCTTCCGCGAAGGCAAAATGTTAAAGCACGACTATCTGGCGCAGAAGCGCGAGAGCCGGGCCGGGCAATATCCGGTGGCGGTGATTTTAAGTTGTATTGACTCGCGTGCGCCGGCGGAGATTTTACTGGATGCCGGTATCGGTGAAACTTTTAATTCACGCGTCGCTGGCAATATCGAAAATGAGGATATTCTCGGCAGTATGGAGTTTGCCTGTGCCGTTGCGGGCGCCAGACTGGTGCTGGTGATGGGGCATACATCCTGTGGTGCGGTGAAAGGGGCAATTAATAATGCAGAACTGGGCAATCTCACCGGCCTGCTTAGTAAAATTAAACCTGCGATTGCCAGAACCGCCTATAAGGGAAAAAGAAGCGGCGACAATTATGATTTCGTCGATGCGGTGGCAAAAACCAATGTGCAAATCACCGTCGACAATATCCGCCAGCACAGTGCGGTACTGAAGAAACTGGAAACTGAGGGCAAAATAAAAATTGTCGGCAGCATGTACCATCTGGATGGCGGACGCGTGGAATTTTTATAG
- a CDS encoding Nramp family divalent metal transporter, with protein sequence MLESRTADRVARGARRVKLALLGPAFIAAIGYIDPGNFATNIQAGASYGYKLLWVVVWANVMAMLIQLMSAKLGIATGKNLAEHIRDRFPRPAVWLYWVQAEIIAMATDLAEFIGAAIGFKLLLGVTLLQGAVLTGIATFLILMLQSRGQKPLELVIAGLLLFVAAAYIVELFFSQPKMVDLLQGMALPSLPTSDAVFLAAGVLGATIMPHVIYLHSALTQVGDKDSRAQRYSSTKLDVAIAMTIAGFVNLAMMATAAAAFHFSGHTGIADLEQAYLTLEPLLSHAAATVFGLSLVAAGLSSTVVGTLAGQVVMQGFIRFHIPLWVRRVVTMLPSFIVIMAGWDPTRILVMSQVLLSFGIALALVPLLSFTGNRELMGDMVNSRLMQNAGKLIVLLVVALNLYLLVGMALGL encoded by the coding sequence ATGTTAGAAAGCCGCACCGCGGACCGGGTAGCACGCGGAGCTCGCAGAGTGAAGCTGGCTCTGCTGGGACCGGCATTTATTGCCGCTATCGGCTATATCGATCCCGGCAACTTTGCCACCAATATTCAGGCTGGCGCGTCTTACGGCTATAAATTGCTGTGGGTGGTGGTGTGGGCCAATGTGATGGCGATGCTGATCCAGCTGATGTCGGCCAAACTGGGAATCGCCACCGGTAAGAATCTGGCGGAACATATTCGTGACCGCTTTCCGCGCCCGGCGGTATGGCTCTATTGGGTGCAGGCGGAAATTATCGCGATGGCGACCGACCTGGCGGAATTTATCGGCGCGGCGATTGGTTTTAAGCTGCTGCTGGGGGTCACCCTGTTGCAGGGCGCAGTGCTGACCGGTATCGCTACTTTCCTGATTCTGATGTTACAGAGTCGCGGGCAAAAGCCGCTGGAGCTGGTGATTGCCGGTCTGCTGCTGTTTGTGGCGGCAGCATATATCGTTGAGCTGTTCTTTTCCCAGCCGAAGATGGTCGATCTGCTGCAGGGCATGGCATTGCCGTCGTTGCCGACGTCGGATGCGGTCTTCCTTGCCGCCGGGGTGCTGGGCGCCACCATTATGCCGCACGTGATCTACCTGCACTCGGCGCTGACTCAGGTCGGGGATAAAGATTCACGTGCGCAGCGCTACTCTTCCACCAAACTGGATGTGGCGATCGCCATGACCATTGCCGGATTTGTTAACCTGGCGATGATGGCCACCGCCGCCGCCGCATTCCACTTTAGCGGCCATACCGGTATTGCCGACCTCGAGCAAGCTTATCTGACACTGGAACCGCTGCTGAGCCACGCGGCGGCGACAGTGTTTGGCCTGAGTCTGGTGGCGGCGGGTCTGTCATCTACCGTGGTCGGCACCCTCGCCGGTCAGGTGGTGATGCAGGGCTTTATCCGCTTCCATATTCCGCTATGGGTGCGGCGCGTGGTAACCATGCTGCCATCGTTTATCGTCATTATGGCGGGCTGGGATCCGACACGCATTCTGGTGATGAGCCAGGTGCTGCTCAGCTTTGGCATTGCGCTGGCGCTGGTGCCGCTGCTGTCCTTTACCGGTAATCGTGAGCTGATGGGCGATATGGTTAACTCGCGGCTGATGCAAAACGCCGGAAAACTGATTGTGCTGCTGGTGGTGGCGCTGAATCTCTACCTGCTGGTGGGGATGGCGTTAGGTTTGTAA
- a CDS encoding NupC/NupG family nucleoside CNT transporter, translating into MSRILHFALALGVVALLALLVSSDRKNIRVRFVIQLLVIEVLLAWFFLNSEIGLGFVQGFSELFEKLLKYAAEGTNFVFGGMNDKGLAFFFLNVLCPIVFISALIGILQHFRILPVVIRAIGTVLSKINGMGKLESFNAVSSLILGQSENFIAYKDILGKMSQRRMYTMAATAMSTVSMSIVGAYMTMLQPKYVVAALILNMFSTFIVLSLINPYRVDNEEDLQLSNAHKGQSFFEMLGEYILAGFKVAIIVAAMLIGFIALISGLNALFAAIFGISFQGILGYVFFPFAWVMGVPAHEALQVGSIMATKLVSNEFVAMMDLQKIAGQLSPRGEGILSVFLVSFANFSSIGIVAGAIKGLHEEQGNVVSRFGLKLLYGSTLVSVLSASIAGLVL; encoded by the coding sequence ATGTCCCGCATTCTGCACTTTGCTTTGGCGCTGGGAGTTGTCGCGTTACTGGCCCTGTTGGTCAGCAGCGATCGCAAAAACATCCGCGTTCGTTTTGTCATACAGCTACTGGTTATTGAGGTTCTGCTTGCCTGGTTCTTCCTGAACTCGGAAATCGGCCTCGGATTTGTACAAGGCTTCTCGGAGCTATTTGAAAAACTGCTCAAATATGCAGCAGAAGGGACAAACTTTGTCTTTGGCGGCATGAACGATAAAGGCCTGGCGTTCTTCTTCCTGAACGTACTCTGCCCTATCGTGTTTATCTCGGCGCTGATTGGTATTCTGCAACACTTCCGCATTCTGCCGGTAGTTATTCGCGCGATCGGTACTGTGCTGTCGAAAATCAACGGCATGGGCAAGCTGGAATCCTTTAATGCGGTAAGCTCGCTGATTTTGGGACAATCAGAAAACTTTATCGCCTATAAGGATATTCTCGGCAAAATGTCGCAGCGTCGCATGTACACCATGGCGGCCACCGCAATGTCGACCGTATCAATGTCGATAGTCGGCGCTTATATGACTATGCTACAGCCGAAGTATGTGGTTGCCGCGCTGATCCTGAACATGTTCAGCACCTTTATCGTGCTGTCGCTGATTAACCCGTACCGTGTCGACAATGAAGAAGATCTGCAGCTCAGTAATGCGCATAAAGGCCAGAGCTTCTTTGAGATGCTGGGCGAATATATTCTGGCCGGTTTCAAAGTCGCGATTATCGTTGCCGCGATGCTGATCGGTTTTATCGCGCTGATTTCCGGTCTTAATGCGCTGTTTGCCGCCATTTTCGGTATCAGCTTCCAGGGCATCCTCGGCTATGTGTTCTTCCCGTTTGCCTGGGTGATGGGTGTTCCGGCCCATGAAGCGTTGCAGGTCGGCAGTATTATGGCCACCAAACTGGTTTCTAACGAGTTTGTCGCCATGATGGATCTGCAGAAAATCGCCGGTCAGCTGTCACCACGCGGTGAAGGCATCCTGTCGGTATTCCTCGTCTCATTTGCTAACTTCTCTTCTATCGGTATCGTTGCCGGTGCGATTAAAGGTCTGCATGAAGAACAGGGCAATGTAGTTTCCCGCTTTGGCCTGAAACTGCTGTACGGTTCAACGCTGGTAAGCGTACTGTCAGCATCGATTGCCGGTCTGGTACTGTAA
- a CDS encoding putative T6SS immunity periplasmic lipoprotein: MSIKYSPLLLLVFLAGCKSGDPRPKIYPAKVVVRDNAVCVLVPAENEEFLVALEVEGTGDAKRLRKYLTATEQPVYLSQNQCVPLYGYWFESGHSYGVSAHLETQASQQTGKPARIFTTSFTVSQQHDKQLQVSPIN, from the coding sequence CTGTCTATTAAATATTCCCCGCTGCTACTTCTGGTTTTTCTTGCTGGCTGTAAATCAGGTGACCCAAGGCCAAAAATTTATCCTGCCAAAGTCGTCGTCAGGGATAATGCTGTGTGCGTATTAGTTCCGGCCGAAAACGAGGAGTTTCTTGTTGCCCTGGAAGTGGAGGGGACTGGAGACGCTAAACGACTGCGAAAATATTTAACGGCTACCGAACAACCTGTTTATCTGTCGCAGAATCAATGTGTCCCGCTTTATGGTTATTGGTTTGAATCGGGCCATTCCTATGGCGTGTCAGCGCATTTAGAAACTCAGGCAAGTCAGCAGACAGGTAAACCGGCAAGGATTTTCACCACTTCATTTACCGTGTCGCAGCAGCATGACAAGCAGTTGCAGGTCAGTCCGATTAACTGA
- a CDS encoding LysR family transcriptional regulator — MKLEDLQAFVTLIQLQSTLQTAAKLGLTQPAVTRRVQNFEESLGVVLLDRQTRPLRPTTVGLQVYQQCQRIVSEVDNLLQLVADDTPPQGVLRLGMPHSLADDSMLPALARLQQRYPDLQPRLSSGWGNQLLQQLQQEQLDAALLLFPASKVFPENLLVTALGKVELAIVAADDGQPLPVTLADCYDRGWILNPDGCGFRATITRALADRGLPLQLNMEVQGSALQLALIAAGRGLGMMPRMLVDRAPASLRLKVVELRDFTPLSELWLVQRTLPASQLAALAQFGCDMAAEYDLMPSADNS, encoded by the coding sequence ATGAAACTCGAAGACCTCCAGGCTTTTGTTACCCTGATCCAGCTGCAATCAACGCTGCAAACCGCGGCAAAACTGGGACTGACCCAACCCGCGGTGACGCGTCGCGTGCAGAATTTCGAAGAGTCACTTGGCGTGGTACTGCTGGATCGGCAGACCAGGCCGCTGCGCCCCACCACCGTCGGTTTGCAGGTTTATCAGCAGTGCCAGCGCATCGTCAGCGAGGTAGATAATCTGTTACAGCTGGTAGCCGATGATACGCCGCCGCAAGGCGTGCTGCGTCTCGGCATGCCGCACAGCCTCGCCGACGACAGCATGCTGCCCGCGCTGGCGCGGCTACAGCAGCGCTATCCCGATTTGCAGCCGCGTCTCAGCAGCGGCTGGGGTAATCAGCTGTTGCAGCAGCTGCAACAGGAACAGCTTGATGCTGCCCTGCTGCTGTTCCCCGCCAGTAAAGTTTTCCCGGAAAATCTGCTGGTGACAGCGCTGGGCAAAGTTGAACTGGCCATCGTCGCCGCTGACGACGGACAACCGCTGCCTGTGACGCTGGCCGACTGCTATGATCGCGGCTGGATCCTTAACCCGGATGGTTGCGGTTTCCGTGCGACAATTACCCGCGCACTGGCCGATCGCGGTTTGCCATTGCAGCTTAATATGGAAGTACAGGGCAGTGCTTTGCAGCTGGCGCTGATTGCCGCCGGGCGCGGACTGGGCATGATGCCGCGAATGCTGGTGGATCGCGCCCCCGCGTCGCTGCGGCTGAAGGTGGTGGAACTGAGGGATTTCACACCGCTTAGCGAGCTGTGGCTGGTGCAACGCACGCTGCCTGCCAGCCAGCTGGCGGCGCTCGCGCAGTTTGGCTGCGATATGGCGGCAGAATATGATTTGATGCCGTCAGCAGACAATAGCTAA
- a CDS encoding LLM class flavin-dependent oxidoreductase: MSIQFLGMIGHRLASEIIPASGPLFDKNYIADFARAHEQAGFDRILVGYWSDQPDGFLVTAHAAAHTTRLKFLLAHRPGFVSPTLAARKLATLDNLTDGRLAVHIISGGSDSEQRRDGDYLDKAQRYARSDEFLTVLKQSLESDTPYDHQGAFYQAEQAFSAIKPQQAHLPVYFGGSSTEAIDVASRHADVFALWGEPLAGAAETVKTVRAAAARYNRQIKFNISFRPILGSTEKEAWERAEYIRETARQQLAASDFRFGKPKPQSVGAQRLLAAANQGDRLDKHLWTGIAKLVSGGYNSTALVGTPDQISDALLEYYDLGIDSFLIRGFDPLNDAIEYGKELLPLTREKVDARHVSARSA; the protein is encoded by the coding sequence ATGAGCATTCAGTTTCTCGGCATGATTGGCCATCGTCTGGCATCAGAAATCATTCCGGCCAGCGGCCCGCTGTTCGATAAAAACTATATTGCCGATTTCGCCCGTGCCCACGAGCAGGCGGGATTTGACCGCATCCTGGTAGGCTACTGGTCCGATCAACCGGACGGTTTTCTGGTTACCGCCCATGCCGCCGCCCATACTACGCGCCTGAAGTTTTTACTGGCGCACCGCCCCGGTTTTGTTTCCCCGACACTGGCGGCGCGCAAACTGGCGACGCTGGATAATCTGACCGATGGTCGTCTGGCGGTGCATATCATCAGCGGCGGCAGCGATAGCGAACAGCGCCGTGATGGCGATTACCTCGATAAAGCGCAGCGTTATGCACGCAGCGATGAGTTTCTTACTGTGCTGAAACAGAGTCTGGAGTCCGACACCCCTTACGATCATCAGGGAGCGTTTTATCAGGCGGAGCAGGCGTTTTCAGCCATCAAACCACAGCAGGCGCATCTGCCGGTTTACTTTGGCGGCTCGTCCACTGAAGCAATTGATGTCGCCTCGCGTCACGCTGATGTATTTGCGTTATGGGGCGAGCCGCTGGCCGGCGCCGCCGAGACGGTGAAAACGGTGCGCGCCGCAGCCGCCAGATATAACCGCCAGATTAAATTTAATATCTCCTTCCGCCCAATCCTCGGCAGCACGGAAAAAGAGGCCTGGGAGCGCGCCGAATATATCCGCGAAACCGCGCGCCAGCAGCTGGCAGCCAGCGACTTCCGCTTTGGTAAACCGAAGCCGCAGAGTGTGGGGGCGCAGCGCCTGCTGGCGGCGGCGAACCAGGGCGACCGCCTCGATAAGCATCTGTGGACCGGCATCGCTAAACTGGTCAGCGGCGGCTATAACTCAACGGCGCTGGTCGGTACGCCGGATCAGATTTCCGACGCGCTGCTTGAGTACTATGACCTTGGTATCGACAGTTTTCTGATCCGCGGCTTTGATCCGCTGAACGACGCCATCGAATATGGCAAGGAGCTGCTACCGCTGACGCGGGAGAAAGTGGACGCCAGACACGTTAGTGCAAGGAGCGCCTGA
- a CDS encoding ABC transporter substrate-binding protein, translating to MKIGSIVAAILLSISASNALAAGQVTLRLGDVKGDRFVALKASGQLDNLPYQLKLSSFDSGAPVQEALNAGALDVGFTGDLPFLFVYAAGAPVKAVGAWQNNPDSIALLTRPDSGIKQLSDLKGKQIAVNRGGWGHYLILGLLERAGLTQKDVTLRFLGPVDGRAALASGAVDAWAPWEPYIATSIQVDGSQRVPQGGGKGIMSGYSYALAREEAINDPAKRAAISDLLARLAKAQIWARQHPQQFAATLGKSLKMPTAITEKWIADAQIRPVNFDQRLEVTLQKSADFFLKYQVLPKAVDVSQAFDYSLAGAANQVAKQQPGATTP from the coding sequence ATGAAGATCGGCTCGATAGTTGCGGCTATTTTGCTGAGTATCAGCGCCAGTAACGCACTGGCTGCCGGACAGGTGACGCTGCGTCTGGGTGATGTTAAAGGTGATCGGTTTGTGGCGCTGAAGGCATCGGGCCAGCTGGATAATCTGCCTTATCAGTTAAAACTCTCCTCATTTGATTCCGGCGCACCGGTGCAGGAAGCGCTGAATGCCGGTGCGCTGGATGTCGGCTTTACCGGCGATCTGCCGTTTCTGTTTGTTTATGCCGCGGGCGCGCCGGTAAAAGCGGTTGGCGCCTGGCAGAATAATCCCGACAGTATTGCGCTGTTAACCCGACCTGATAGCGGGATTAAGCAGCTGAGCGATCTGAAAGGTAAGCAGATTGCGGTTAATCGCGGTGGCTGGGGACACTATCTGATCCTCGGCCTGCTGGAACGCGCCGGACTGACGCAAAAGGATGTCACGCTGCGCTTCCTCGGTCCGGTGGATGGCCGCGCGGCGCTGGCCTCCGGCGCAGTGGACGCCTGGGCGCCGTGGGAACCCTATATCGCCACCTCAATACAGGTCGATGGCAGTCAGCGCGTGCCGCAGGGCGGCGGTAAAGGGATTATGTCCGGCTACTCCTATGCGCTGGCGCGCGAAGAGGCGATTAACGACCCGGCCAAACGTGCGGCAATCAGCGATCTGCTGGCGCGGCTGGCAAAAGCACAAATCTGGGCGCGACAGCATCCACAGCAGTTTGCCGCCACGCTGGGTAAAAGCCTGAAGATGCCCACCGCGATCACTGAAAAATGGATCGCCGATGCGCAGATCCGCCCGGTTAACTTTGATCAGCGGCTGGAGGTTACGCTGCAAAAATCCGCCGACTTCTTCCTTAAATATCAGGTGTTACCGAAAGCCGTCGACGTTAGCCAGGCCTTCGATTACAGCCTGGCTGGCGCGGCTAATCAGGTAGCAAAACAGCAACCGGGAGCGACGACACCATGA
- a CDS encoding cysteine dioxygenase, whose translation MSILQSHRLRDFVGGLAQLLDETSDESLILPRGAQLLQKLIQYDDWLDEAFTLPDPARYQQYLLHADARQRFSVVSFVWGAGQSTPVHDHRVWGLIGMLRGAEISQSYQRDASGLQPAGAPVRLEPGNVESVSPNTQDIHRVSNAFNDRTSVSIHVYGANIGAVQRAVYREDGSEKAFISGYSNRYLPNIWDLSHD comes from the coding sequence ATGAGTATTCTGCAATCACACCGCCTGCGTGACTTTGTTGGCGGGCTGGCGCAGTTGCTGGATGAGACCAGCGATGAAAGCCTGATTCTGCCGCGCGGCGCGCAGTTGCTGCAAAAGCTGATCCAGTACGATGACTGGCTGGATGAGGCTTTTACCCTGCCCGACCCCGCACGCTATCAGCAATATCTGCTGCATGCCGACGCGCGCCAGCGCTTCTCGGTAGTCAGTTTTGTCTGGGGAGCCGGTCAGTCGACGCCGGTACACGATCACCGCGTCTGGGGGTTAATTGGCATGCTGCGCGGCGCGGAGATTTCGCAAAGCTATCAGCGCGATGCCAGTGGCTTACAGCCCGCTGGCGCGCCGGTTCGCCTGGAGCCGGGCAACGTTGAATCGGTATCACCCAATACGCAGGATATTCATCGCGTCAGCAATGCGTTTAACGATCGCACCTCTGTCAGCATTCATGTTTATGGCGCCAATATCGGCGCGGTGCAGCGCGCCGTTTACCGCGAAGACGGCAGCGAAAAAGCGTTTATCTCCGGTTATAGCAACCGTTACTTGCCTAATATCTGGGATCTGTCACATGACTAA
- a CDS encoding rhodanese homology domain-containing protein has protein sequence MTNFSYQTRSSSEIRQALRQHQEVALIDVREEAAFATGHPLFAANIALSKLELEILNRIPRLSTPVTLYDNGEGLAEVAALRLSAIGYQDVALLEAGLAGWRNSGGELFIDVNSPSKAFGELVESRNHTPSLSAEQVNDLLLQNKDVVVLDSRRFDEYHTMSIPRGISVPGAELVLRVRDLAPSPLTTVIVNCAGRTRSIIGTQSLVNAGIRNPVYALRNGTIGWTLAGLALEHGQSRRYSDVSETARLQAAKSARSVADRAGVARASKTQLAEWQQQNTRTLYLFDVRDADEYAAGHFAASRSAPGGQLVQETDHYASVRGARVVLIDSEGVRANLSASWLAQMGWEVYVLDGLTAADFSATGNWIPAVPPLPALTEIDTATLTAWLQQGNTQLLDFTASANYVNGHIPGAAWLQRSLLTEHGAAALPPAQRYVVTCGSSLLARYAVAELESLTGKPVSVLNGGNAAWRAAELPLESGETQLLQARTDRYRRPYEGTTNSAAAMQAYLDWEYGLIAQLDRDGTHDFTVLAQPQKASAERIS, from the coding sequence ATGACTAATTTCTCTTATCAAACCCGCAGCAGCAGTGAGATCCGTCAGGCGCTACGTCAGCACCAGGAAGTGGCGCTGATTGATGTGCGCGAAGAGGCCGCCTTCGCCACCGGACATCCGCTGTTTGCCGCCAATATCGCGCTGTCGAAGCTGGAGCTGGAAATACTGAATCGCATCCCCCGTCTGAGCACACCGGTGACGCTATACGATAATGGCGAGGGGCTGGCGGAGGTGGCGGCACTGCGTCTCTCCGCAATTGGCTATCAGGATGTGGCGCTGCTGGAGGCCGGACTGGCGGGCTGGCGCAACAGCGGCGGCGAACTGTTTATTGATGTTAACTCACCGAGTAAAGCCTTTGGCGAGCTGGTAGAAAGCCGTAACCATACTCCATCGCTTTCCGCCGAACAGGTTAATGATCTGCTGCTACAGAATAAGGATGTGGTGGTACTCGACAGCCGACGCTTCGATGAGTATCACACCATGAGTATTCCGCGAGGCATCAGCGTGCCGGGGGCCGAACTGGTATTGCGCGTGCGCGATTTGGCGCCGTCGCCGTTAACCACGGTGATAGTTAACTGTGCTGGTCGTACCCGCAGTATTATTGGCACACAGTCGCTGGTTAACGCCGGTATCCGTAATCCGGTCTATGCCCTGCGCAATGGCACCATCGGCTGGACGCTGGCGGGACTGGCGCTGGAGCACGGGCAGAGTCGTCGCTATAGCGATGTCAGCGAAACCGCCCGGTTACAGGCGGCGAAGAGTGCGCGTAGCGTGGCCGACCGTGCAGGCGTGGCGCGAGCCAGCAAAACGCAGCTGGCAGAGTGGCAGCAGCAAAATACGCGCACGCTTTATCTGTTCGATGTGCGCGATGCTGATGAATATGCCGCCGGTCATTTTGCCGCCAGTCGTTCGGCACCTGGCGGTCAGCTGGTGCAGGAGACCGACCACTACGCCAGTGTACGCGGCGCACGCGTGGTGCTGATTGATTCCGAGGGTGTGCGCGCCAATCTGAGCGCCTCCTGGCTGGCCCAGATGGGCTGGGAAGTGTATGTGCTTGACGGGCTGACCGCGGCTGATTTTAGCGCCACAGGTAACTGGATCCCGGCAGTTCCGCCCCTGCCCGCACTGACTGAAATCGACACCGCAACCCTCACCGCCTGGCTACAGCAGGGCAATACGCAGCTGCTCGATTTTACCGCCAGCGCTAACTACGTGAATGGCCATATTCCCGGCGCCGCCTGGCTTCAGCGTTCATTGTTAACCGAACATGGCGCAGCAGCGCTGCCACCGGCGCAGCGCTATGTGGTGACCTGCGGCAGCAGCCTGCTGGCGCGTTACGCAGTGGCGGAACTGGAATCGCTTACCGGCAAACCGGTGTCGGTGCTTAACGGCGGCAATGCCGCGTGGCGGGCAGCAGAATTGCCGCTGGAAAGCGGAGAAACTCAGTTGCTGCAGGCGCGCACTGACCGTTATCGTCGGCCTTATGAGGGTACCACTAACTCCGCCGCAGCCATGCAGGCTTATCTGGACTGGGAGTATGGGTTGATTGCGCAGCTGGATCGCGATGGCACACACGATTTTACCGTGCTGGCGCAGCCGCAAAAGGCGAGTGCTGAACGGATATCCTGA